TGACATTTGTTGTAAATGTAGAGACTTACTATGTTCACTATGTTTCCTTTTTGCTTTGTGCTATGAAATACTTTCAGATATACTGATAAATTGAAATGGTATCAACTGTTACTACAAGAGACCCATGAAAGTAAGGCCAGCACAAAGCATTTACACTTTATcagtatttacttttatttgtcttttaagAAAACTACTTGTTTGTGGTAATCTTTGTTTCACCAAGCACTGTGGTCTTGTTTTGGTAATTGAACTTTAACAGAGAAAGCAGtagtaaaatgaatgttttttcttttacctCTGTTATGAAAATGCATATATCATGATTTTTGCACCCCCAGTGATTAGTGTAAATACTGTATGATGCCTTGATGCACTAAATGTGGAAAAGATATGAGCTGATGATGAAATTCATtgattttcatgtacatatctgcccATGCTggtaaacatttgtaaaatataGTATTTAGCAGTACATTTGAAGAAAACATCTACTTGTGAAGAGTTACATATGtactaaaaacaaaacagtagcccagcatcacctaaacattctgatACCTGACCTGATATTCTGATCATCAAATAGTGGTTTGCAATATTGGTCAGATGTAAACATCTATCAGATGCCAGTATTATTTGTTAggcaaatatctgctgataccgACGTGATTCCAGTATCAACATGCAACCCTAAAAGTAATATGGAAACTGGACAAAAGATTAAACTGAAGAGCATGATTCCAAGAGCAAGCCATCAGTGATTTCATTTGAGAAGGAACTTGCTGCAATTATCAGAGGTATATAAAGAGGCCATGTAGAGGCAGTGTGATTTTACAAATGCCACTGACAGTTGTAAATAAAGATGGGTGGCCAGTCTGCTGCCCTGGCTCTTATAATGCATACAGCTTGAATGTCATAAATCACTTTTTGATTTATCTAATCAACCAAGGTCCTGCTCCTGAAAGGCATTTGTCATTGGGGGATGGGAACAGTGTCACAGTTATTGTATCTATAGCTTCAATGCTTTTGtctgaaagacaaagaaaaaaaaaaggcaatttCATTTAATGGACAATGCAGATACTAAACCAGAAGATATCTTGAACTGTGTTAGCAGCCCATAGCATACAAagcagcaagaaaaaaaagataaaatgaatgCCATAATTGCCCAGCTGAAATAATGCCTGTGATTTATAATGAATCTCATTTTATCTCACTTTAGGTGTAGCATTGGCTGTGTAGATCAGTGTGATACACATCTAAAACTGCACCAGTCCAGAGATACTAGTCTATTGaaaggtttctctctctgttctttttggTCCTTACACAAGTATGTCCATCTGCAGTTCTTTTTAAAGTGCTTATTAAAGCTACATATTGcttaagaaaataaatcataaagacAGATCCTCATGTAACGCACAGTCAGATTAGCCACTAGactatacatttacattcactatGATGGCGATCAATGAAAAGGACTCATTGCGATTGTGAAATGTATTTGCACCCAGTTGTCCAGCAATCGGCTCCTCACCCTGGAAATAATTTAGTTGCAAATTGACTGGAAGATGGTGAAAATTGAAAGTTAAAATTAGAAATACTCATAATAAACagcgagaggagaaaaaaggtcAGAAGATGCGGTGCGGCAATGAGATTGGGCCGCCTGGCAAATGAGGTTTtctgtttgtcatgaaatgtatGTGACATGCCTCCCCAACGCTGCAGGGATATCAAAGCCGGGAGAAAAAAAGATTACCTAGCAATTTGAGACTGCAGAAAATACTCTGATGCTCTTGGAAATTCGTATTGTGCCCTTGTGGGGTTTTTTCCCTCTTGTGTCACTTTCCTTGACAGGCTAATATGTCAGGCTCCTGATATGTAggattacaataaaataagtagaATAcctcatgatgcaaagaattaAATTGCATGAACATGCAACCGATATTTCTATGCGCTCAAAACAAATACAATGCAGACTAGTATAAaatacattctttttttctttttttttccccccaaatcaATGCAGttgctttatttacataatttttggTGCAGCCTTTACTAAGCTTTGATTCACAATAGTAAGATACACATTTAGCCTAGAGTGACCAGATTAGAGAGCAGCAAGCGGCTGGGCTTTCTTTGTGTTCTGCATACTCAGGGAGGGGATAAATTGCATAGACGGAGCAGGCTGGGACAGTGTCTGTATCTGGGGATGAGGGTAATGAAAGATTTATCACCCTGTGCAGCATTCTCTAAATACAACTGGAGGCTGATTTCCAGAATAGAGCTGAAATGGTAATaacatttttgccctctccATTGCGCTTTGTTGGGCATGGATATTTAGGGTAAGTGCTAGGGAAGGTGATTTGGCAATCTCTACATACAGTCTGTATAATGATACCATGACAGTTACTGCAGTGATAATGTATTCAAgattctgtgtttcttttgaatATCATAATAACAAGAGTTGCTTTGTGCCATTTTCATGGTGCTTGTACTGTATTGGCATGTTTTAGTGTTAATTCTGTTCAGATGCATTCCTCTTTTATATTTATAGCATATTCTGAGAAGATGTTAACTCAGCCTTTGGAAAGAATTTGAGTAGTAATAGGTGATATGGCAAgaatataacatcacaatatacacattttcactgtatATGATATGCATCaaagccacatttaaaaaataatacatacaaACTAGTCCTTTGAAtgtgatgattttttttcagtgtttctcatactttgctgcactaaatccagttaactAGGACAATtcatgctctttttattttgaaacatgcatttcttgttctttaagtatgTTGATATGGCAATAGGACTGTGACTAAAGACGTTCTGTCTGTTTACTCTCAGGAGTTAATACACTGGCTAAAGAAACCCTGGGGAATGCTGCAGCGGGGAAGCGTTCACttctacaggagaaggaaaatgacACTCCGCCTAAGAGGCCCAAATCGGCTGAGGAGAAGACACTTAGCAATGAGCACGTGAGTTATGCCCCATGGCCGAAAAAAAAAGGTCCAAAGCAGCCATCTTTGTGCTCAAGTGAAGTATAGGGATAAGCCTCTAGCCTTTGCATCCCTTTAAATTATATGTGTTTTTCAAATTAAATTATGAAGTATTAGCATGCCTTGCAGGACCCTGAGTAGTGCACGACTTGAGTCATTTCTGAAATGGATTACATTAAGACAGGTGGTGGGAAGCAGCAATTTGAAACTACTCCATGTAATGAGAGCCAGGCATAAAAGGATACACATCTTTGCCATTTGTAATCTTCTGATTAGAAATCCCAGTCAGTcatgttttgttaataaaaAGTTTAAGACATAAGTGAATTACATGAAAAGTAGTCATATTACATTTTGTGAGATCTCTTTTGTTTATCCACTTGGTTTCCTAAAGGCACTAGCCTTTATCTTTACTGTGCCAGTGAGCCTTGTGCAAGTAGGTTTTAGTAATAAACACTGTCGTTTCAGGTGCAGCAGTGCCCATACTGTAATTACAGTAGCAAGGACGCAAACCGTCTGCAGCTGCACATCATGTCCCAGCATTCCATGCAGCCGGTCATCTCTTGCCCCCTGTGTCAGGATGTCCTCAGTAATAAGATTCACCTGCAGTTGCATCTCACCCACCTCCACAGTGTAGCTCCAGACTGTGTGGAGAAGCTGCTTATGACAGTACGTACATCACATTTTTTCTCTCCATTCTTACccttaaaatctccagcagtaAGTTGCACAGGGCTGACGAGTGACAGGGAGTGTCTTCTGCAGAGCATTTCCCTTGCATTTACTTTGTTCCCCAGTGAATTACATGTAAACCTGgatgctgttctctaacaaaaTGACCAACAAGAACTGCTTTATAGATGTGTGTACTCACACCTTGAAATAGGTAAAAATAGATTTATTACTGTCTAGAGGTTTGGTAAAGCAGTGTTTATACCATGTCTGTTCCAGGTTGCAGGACCAGATATTACAATGCCCAGTAATTCATTGATACCTGCACCAGTACAAGACAAAGCACCATCTTTGATGGATCCTTCAGCTGTTGTCCCTGAGGGATCTGGGAAACCCATGGGTAGGCACATTATAGAAAATTTAAGTctttaagaaatgaataaaggccattacaaaaaaattaaacgTCTTAAGAAATCTTCTGAAACAGTCTgtattctctctttctatgtTGCAACAGGAAACGGCTCTAAGGATTTGAAAAATAGCACAGGCCCAGAAAAAAGTGAGCTTGAGCTTGCCAGTGAGGAACTCAAGCCACCAAAAGAGGCTTCTGAGGCTCCTGACTGGAAAAAAGCCAGTGGGCATGATAGGAAAAGCCCAGACTCACTGCAGGAACACCTGAGTGACCTGCAGAAGCGCCAGCAGCTCTCAGTCTCAGATCGCCACGTCTATAAATATCGCTGTAACCACTGCAGTCTGGCGTTTAAGACGTTGCAGAAGCTTCAGATACATTCCCAGTACCACGCCATTCGGGCAGCCACCATGTGTAGCTTGTGCCAGCGTAGCTTCAGGACATTCCTTGCCCTCAGAAAACACCTGGAGACTGGCCACCCGGAGCTTAGTGAAGCTGAAGTGCAGCAGCTATGTGGAAGTCTGCCCATTAATGGTGATATCACAGAGAGTGAGGCCAGAGCCCTGGAAGAGGCACAGGTCTTTGAACAGGAGATGGATAAAGATGAGGAGCTAGACCAAGAAGGGAAGGCTAGTCCAACTGGAAGTGACAGCAGCTCCCTTCTCGATGACATGGGTTCTGAACCGAAGAGGACACTGCCTTTTAGAAAAGGTCCAAATTTCACCATGGAGAAGTTTTTAGACCCCTCCCGTCCATACAAATGTACAGTGTGTAAGGAGTCGTTCACTCAAAAGAACATTCTTCTAGTTCATTACAACTCTGTCTCACACTTGCATAAGCTAAAGAAAGTTCTCCAAGAAGCCTCAAGCCCAGTTCCCCAGGAGACCAGCAACAATGTTGACAACAAACCATACAAATgcaatatatgtaatgttgctTATAGCCAAAGTTCTACCCTCGAGATTCACATGAGGTCTGTCCTTCATCAGACTAAAGCCAGAACTGCCAAGCTGGAGACTAGTAGCAGTGCTGCAAGTGGAGGAAGCGGAGCTGCACCAGCTAACAGCCCTGTACCAGTCAGTCAGGGAAACACGGAATCTGTGAGCTTACCAGTATCGTctaacaaagaaaacactgtaGATACCAAAGAAGTCAACATTAAACAAACTACTGATCATATTGCTGTTCAGCCAACTCATCAATCGACCCCATCACCAGCACAGCTCCAGATGCAACTGCAACATGAGCTCCAGCAACAGGCTGCCTTTTTTCAGCCACAGTTCCTGAATCCAGCATTTTTCCCTCACTTCCCAATGACACCAGAGGCTTTATTGCAGTTCCAGCAGCCACAGTTCCTCTTCCCATTCTATATTCCTGGCACTGAGTTTAATATCAGCCCTGAGCTAGCACTGCATTCGGCTGCCTTTGGGATGCCTGGCATGACAGGGTCATTCCTTGAGGATCTAAAGCAGCagatgcagcagcagcaccaacTAGGCCAGCAGCAGCTTCAACTTTCTCAGCAGCAAGCTCAACAGCAGGCCTCGCAGTCCCagatacagcagcagcagcagaaaacacagcagagcCACAAGCCTAAGTCAGAGCCCAACCACATTGCTGTCTCTGAGATTCAAATGTCTAGGGAGGCTGAAGAGCACCTGGACAAGCAAGAGAGCAAAGCAAAGCAGGAGACTGTCAATGATACTGACAATATGAAAGACAACAAAGATTCCAAAAAGCCTAAATTCTCAGAACCTTTAATTCCTCCCCCACGTATCATCTCTGGAGCCAGAGGTAATGCTGCCAAAGCCCTTCTAGAAAACTTTGGCTTTGAATTGGTCATTCAGTAcaatgaaaacagacaaaaaagccaaaaaaagaaccgagaagaagaaataaatgacaaattGGAGTGCAGTATGTGTGGCAAgtttttctccaatatgttaatCCTCAAGAGCCACCAGGAGCATGTCCACGGTCAGTTCTTTCCATATGTGGAGTTAGAAAAGTTTGCGCAGCAATACAGGGAGGCATATGACAAGCTCTATCCCATAAACCCACCCTCTCCAGAGAcccctcctccaccaccacctccacctcctccaccccCAGCTCCAGTGAACACTGTTCCTGCCACCACGACTGTAGGAAAGACACAGACACCAACTCCAGCACCCCTGCAGGCTCCaccgccaccaccaccaccacctcctccaccacctccaccacccaGCGCACCTCCACAAGTGCAGCTTCCTGTCTCTCTGGACTTGCCAATTTTTCCACCATTGATGATGCAGTCCGTGCAACACCCTGGGCTACCCCCACAGCTCGCTTTGCAGCTTCCCACAATGGACTCTTTATCTTCTGACCTCACACAGTTATGTCAACAGCAGCTGGGACTGGATCCAAACTTCTTGCGGCAATCCCAGTTCAAGCGTCCTCGCACTAGAATCACAGATGATCAGCTGAAAGTCCTCCGTGCTCACTTTGATATTAACAATTCTCCTAACGAGGAGCAGATCCAAGAAATGGCAGAGAAGTCTGGACTTCCACAGAAGGTCATCAAGCACTGGTTCCGCAACACACTATTCAAAGAGAGGCAAAGAAGCAAAGACTCCCCTTACAACTTTAACATTCCACCCATGACTACGTTGGAAGATGTTAGACTTGAATCCCAGATAAATGCACATGAATACTATAGGGCTGATTCTGCCTTGAACAAGAGGTCATCACGGACTCGTTTTACAGACTACCAACTAAGAGTTCTTCAAGACTTCTTTGATACCAATGCTTACCCCAAGGATGATGAGATCGAGCAGCTCTCCACTGTTCTGAGTCTGCCCACACGTGTGATCGTGGTGTGGTTCCAAAATGCTCGCCAGAAGGCACGAAAGAGTTACGAAAACCAAGCAGATGCCAAGGacaatgaaaagaaagagcTAACAAATGAGCGCTACATCAGAACCAGTAACATGCAGTACCAGTGTAAGAAGTGCAGTGTCATTTTCCCTCGGATTTTTGACCTCATCACCCACCAGAAGAAACTGTGCTACaaagatgaggatgatgatggtgcAGATGAAAACCACTCTGAGGAGAGTGAAAACCATGAGCAAAATTTCACAAGGCAGTCAGAGTCCAGCAGACAACCCTTTGCAACCAGCtctggctccagctcccccctaATGCCATCCCCTCGACCTGATGTGGGAAAAACCTCACCCAAACCTGAGCTCTCCACTGAGAAACCGAAGCCGACAGAGACTGTCCCTACACAAGCAGCAAAACCCATGGCTGATCCGAGACCCTCTAAAGCATCCACCCCTCAGCCTCCTCCACAGAAGATCCCTCAGCCACAAATGACAAGACCCCACTCCCAACCTCAGTCTGCAGCGGTCCCATCAAGCCCTCTATCCATTGCACTGTCCTCGCTTACCAATAGCCTGCCTCCTCAGATGTTACAGTACCAATGTGACCAATGCAAGATTGCTTTCCCAACTGTAGAACTGTGGCAGGAACACCAGCATATGCATTTCCTTGCAGCTCAAAATCAGTTCCTGCATTCACAGTTTTTAGAAAGGCCACTGGATATGCCCTACATGATCTTTGACCCCAATAACCCTTTAATGACAGGCCAGTTACTCTCTGGAGCACTTTCCCAGTTGCCCACACAAAGCAGCTCTGGCCTCGCTACTGCTACTGGCTCTAGTTCCATGAAGCGTAAATTAGATGACAAAGAAGATGGTCACCATGAAAAAGATGGTGTCAACAGTGGAGAAGACCAGCATAGAGACAAACGCCTGAGAACCACTATCACACCAGAGCAGCTGGAGATCCTCTATGACAAGTACTTACTTGATTCTAACCCAACACGAAAGATGTTAGAGCATATTGCTCATGAAGTGGGACTGAAGAAAAGAGTAGTTCAAGTTTGGTTTCAAAACACCCgtgccagagagagaaaaggtcaATTTAGAACTGTTGGTCCCTCCCAGACTCATAAGAAGTGCCCTTTCTGCAGGGCCCTCTTCAAGGCTAAATCAGCCCTTGATAGCCACATACGCTCACGGCATTGGCATGAGGCTAAACAGGCAGGTTTTAGTTTGCCTCCAAGCCCAATGATGCTTCAGGATGAGGGAGGTGAAAGCCCTCTTAAGTACAGTTTTGAATATCTGTCATTGCCACCAAAGTCTGAGACAAATGAGTATGAGTTTCCAGCTGCATCCTCCACCCCAGTCAAATCTTCTGAGGCACAGATAAAAAACTTCTTGAGCCCTTCATCcttaaaagcagaaaacagtgatgagaTTGAAGGGCTTACTATGAATTCTGCAGAGGTCTCTTGTGACACCAACAAAATTGATTTTGATGAGACCTCATCAATTAACACGGCTATAAGCGATGCAACAACTGGAGATGAGACTAATAATGAGGTGGAGAATCTCACAGCCAATGGTGGAGAAAAACTGGGTGAGAACAAAATGAACCCAGCACAAATCTCTGAGGCAATTGAAGACAGATTCCCTTTCAATATGGTGAGCCCTGCTCTCAGTTTCTCTGGCAGAGATAGTGAGCATTATTTCAGTTCCAGAGATGATGACCTAGATGACAATGCTGATAAAAGTGAGACGTCAAGCTTAGCTGACCCAAGCTCACCTAGTCCATTTGGAGGCGCAAATTCCTTCAAGTCTACAAAAAGTGGTGGAGAACGACCGGGACACAAGCGTTTTAGGACCCAGATGAGCAATCTACAGCTTAAAGTCCTCAAGGCTTGCTTCAGTGACTACCGCACTCCCACAATGCAGGAGTGCGAAATGCTGGGCAATGAAATAGGACTCCCGAAACGTGTCGTGCAGGTCTGGTTTCAGAATGCCCGtgcaaaagaaaagaagttCAAAATAAACATTGGAAAGCCATTCATGATAAGCCAAGGTTCTCCTGATGGACCGAGGCCTGAGTGTACTTTATGTGGTGTGAAGTATACAGCTAGACTTTCTATTCGCGATCACATCTTTTCTAAGCAGCACATTGCAAAGGTGCAAGAAACCCTAGGCAACCAGGTAGACAGAGAAAAGGACTATCTTCCACCTACCACTGTCCGCCAGCTTATGGCTCAACAAGAGCTTGACCGTCTGAAGAAGGCAACCGATGTGCTCAGCTTGCCAGCCCAGCAGCAACCTGCAGTGGACAGTAATGCACTTCATGGCCTTAGCCTGCCAACTGGCTACCCAGGAATATCTGGCCTCCCACCAGTCCTTCTTCCTGGTGTCAATGGGCCATCATCCCTTCCAGGTTTCCCACCAAATACACCTGGTGAGTTAGTATGACAAAGATAATAAGCATGCTAgttttatgaattatttctgCAATACATGCAAGACTACTGCTCATTTTCTTCATTCTGCTGTTGAGGACTGTGACTTACTCTGATGTATTGGAATTATGAGTTGTGAAGACATTTAATGCATGCGTTCATTGCAAAGAGGCGGAATGATTGAGTTCagacattgtgtgtgttgtgtaattTCTACAGTAtaatttcttcctcttttatgcttttttaaatgtttaatgtggGCTTTGTATATTTGTAAACTTGTTATAGGGTTTCTTAGGGCTCATGTCACAGTTTTGATCCATAACAAAACCAGAAGGAGAGCTTCATTACATTGTTCATGAGTCAATTTCCAATCCTAAATTTCAATATGTATATCTATACCACTGTATTTCAGCTTTAGCGTCTCCTGGTGCTGGCATGCTTGGGTTCCCTACTCCAGCCACCCCTTCTCCTGCCATGTCTCTCAGCAGTACCCCAACCAAGACTCTTCTGcagactcctcctcctcctcctccacctcctcctcccgctccttctgttcctcctgttcctcccGTTCCTTTGGCAGCCAGTCAGACTGAGCAGCACAGCAAAGTATCTGAGAAAGACAAGAAGTTGGAGAAGCCCGTGAAGGTTAAGGAAAGAGAAGCCGACACCCCCCGCCCCGAGACCCCCAGCGTGAAGAAAAGGGAGAAGCCGTCACCGGCACTTTCAGCAATGGGAAAAGTTGGAGGTGAGGCTCCAATGGACCCGACACAACTGCAGGCTCTTCAAAACGCCCTCATTGGTGACCAGGGCTCCTTCTTAGGGGGGCAGTTTTTGCCTTACTTCATCCCTGGCTTTGCATCCTGCTTCTCACCCCAGCTTCCTGGCGGAGTGCAGGGGGGATACTTCCCTCCCATGTGTGGAATGGAGAACCTGTTCCCGTACGGCCCTGCAATGCCACAAGCCATCGCAGGCCTCTCCCCGACGGCCATCCTGCAGCAGTACCAGCAGTATCAGCAGACTCTCCAGGATTCCttgcagaagcagcagcagaaacaacatgagcagcagcagcaaaaagCTCCCTCTGTGAAGTCATCGTCAAGCGCACAGAGCAACTCCTTTAAACCAAAAGAGGCTACGGAAACTAAGGATGATAAAGGCTCTTCAACAGAAAGCACAAAAGAAGAACCACAAAAAAATACCAAAAGTTCAGACTTTCCAGATGCTTTTATTGTTCCGTCCATCAAACACGAGTTTATATGCAGAAAGTGCCAGATGATTTTTGCTGACGAGGACTCAGCCGTCCGTCATCAGAAGTCCTTCTGTTACTTCGGCCACCCTTTTACTGACCCGCAAGAGACAGTGCTTCGCAAGGCAGTGAGCAAGTATAGTTGTGTAGCCTGCAATGTGGCTGTTAGTGGGAACGAAGCACTGGGCCAACACCTTCAGTCGAGCTTGCACAAAGAGAAAACAATCAAAGAAGCAATGAGAAATGCCAAAGAGCATGCTAGATTATTACCTCACTCAGTCTGCTCCCCTAATCCTAACACCACATCTACCTCGCAGTCTGCAGCTTCTTCTAATAACACCTTTCCTCATCTTTCTCGCTTGTCCATGAAGTCCTGGCCAAATATTCTTTTCCAGGCCTCAGCCAGGAAAGCTGCTTCCTCCCCATCTGCTTCTCCTCCTCCCCTTTCCTTGCCTTCAACGGTTACCTCAACTTCGTGCAGCACCTCAGGGGTTCCACCCTCACTACCCACCGAAAGTTGTTCAGACGAGTCTGACAGTGAGTTAAGCCAGAAGCTGGATGACTTAGATAACTCGTTGGAAGTCAAGGCTAAGGCGAACCCTGGCCTAGATGGCAATTTCAGTAGTATCAGAATGGATATGTTCAGTGTGTAGGAGTGAAAACAGGATCCCttgcttaaaagaaaaaaataagacttTAACTGCAGTTCCAAAGTTTCTCTAAcccaaaaaaaattacagtacCAAATGATTGACTCAGGATTGTTTTTCCCATATTGATATGCTGGCAAGATATTGGTTGATTTTTGTTATGGACAGAACTGTTGCAGATGCTTGACTGAGCTTATATTGTATACAAAAAAACAAGGAGTAGGAAAAAATCTCACAAGTTCTTTTGGAGCTTGTTTCAAGCCAAAAACTCTCACGATAGCAAATTGCACCTCAGCTGGATTGATTTCCAAATGCTAGCATGTACTGTATGGGATGATGATCCAGAACTTTCAAAGAGAATTTCTCTTAGTTTAGTTAGGTGTAATCCAGTAGCTTTAAATTCTCAGGTCAGAACATAACATTTCTCATTTGTTGAAGCAGCAAAGAAGCCTGGTGACACATGGCTTTTACCAAAACATGTCGAGCTTTATCGGACACATTTTCTTGATGTGTGTAGTGTACCAAGAGACGATATAACTGTTACAGGACAACACACATATCCTTTTAGTTTGCCCTACGAGACAGTGTGAGGGAATATAGAATGGTGAAGTCATGCGTATGCCCCTGTGGTTGCCAGTTTTTATTGCCACAAGCTGTATTTATATCCAGCACCCTTTTTTCTTGTAGAATATACTAATAATCTGTGCCAACTCTTTACCTTCTCGCTTTTACCTCTGACTACACCCTTTTTCTGAAGAGGTAATAATTCTAGTTTTGATAGTCTCTTGAGGATTATGTGAATaggacatttttcatttgtgaATTGCTATACTGTTACGGTACTTGCTTGTGTCTGGACTTATagtgcacttattttatttttggtttacTTTGGATCAT
This portion of the Pygocentrus nattereri isolate fPygNat1 chromosome 24, fPygNat1.pri, whole genome shotgun sequence genome encodes:
- the zfhx4 gene encoding zinc finger homeobox protein 4 isoform X2, which encodes METCDSPSLSRQENGQKISKLRETPHLDNEVPEKVPGMEPDKENSPTDDNLRTDESRREIALGLSAENAAATPDTSTKEIPCNECATSFSSLQKYMEHHCPNARLPLLKDENESEVSDLEDSDVENLTGEIVYQPDGSAFILEDSKESGQNAQSGVKSLFSPALFPNSQTAAGDKTEQSATAPMSFYPQVINTFHIASSLGKPFTADQAFPNTSALAGVGPVLHSFRVYDLRHKSDKDYLTIDGAAKNSCVSKDVPNNVDLSKFDGCISDGKRKPILMCFLCKLSFGYSRSFVTHAVHDHRMTLNEEEQKLLSNKYVSAIIQGIGKDKEPLISFLEPKKSNSVLPHFSTANFMGPDPGIRSLWNAFHAENGDSLQAGFAFLKGSASSASSSADQSPRSTQMPKAEMNLGGASALKSPVSSASLQGLSPGARDQDSNCERQKDASTLHSNGEFPIKSEPGDAIDAEDDEDMYLNELDEDGVGELMDSTSSKDFPLLNQSISPLSSSVLKFTERGNSSSSVTVPDDLEKSKQATASRDSVSSDSANCSGGSKDYSDSNGGRDGTPPSHSLDLIRRDDESPGPLHQHAATPGTPGTPGPAEGSPGSGIECPKCDTVLGSSRSLGGHMTMMHSRNSCKTLKCPKCNWHYKYQQTLDAHMKEKHPESGGSCVYCRTGQAHPRLARGESYTCGYKPFRCEVCNYSTTTKGNLSIHMQSDKHLNNVQNLQNGGPEPVYNHSAPVSGASVGNCGVPSPSKPKQKPTWRCEVCDYETNVARNLRIHMTSEKHMHNMMLLQQNMKQIQHNLHLGLAPAEAELYQYYLAQNIGLTGMKPENHSDPQLMINPFQMDPSAAAAALAPGFVNNELQAELRLASGQLMGDDLSVLSAGELSPCISDPLLKLFQCAVCNKFTSDSLEALSAHVAAERLLPEDEWRAVMGDVYQCKLCNYNTQLKANFQLHCKTDKHMQKYQLVAHIKEGGKANQWRLKCIAIGNPVHLKCNACDYYSNSVEKLRLHTTNQRHEAALKLYKHLQKQESACSSDLCSYHCALCDYSSKAKLSLVQHLRSLRHQQNEGLRKLQLHQQGLPPEEDNLADVFFVKDCPSAETGVNTLAKETLGNAAAGKRSLLQEKENDTPPKRPKSAEEKTLSNEHVQQCPYCNYSSKDANRLQLHIMSQHSMQPVISCPLCQDVLSNKIHLQLHLTHLHSVAPDCVEKLLMTVAGPDITMPSNSLIPAPVQDKAPSLMDPSAVVPEGSGKPMGNGSKDLKNSTGPEKSELELASEELKPPKEASEAPDWKKASGHDRKSPDSLQEHLSDLQKRQQLSVSDRHVYKYRCNHCSLAFKTLQKLQIHSQYHAIRAATMCSLCQRSFRTFLALRKHLETGHPELSEAEVQQLCGSLPINGDITESEARALEEAQVFEQEMDKDEELDQEGKASPTGSDSSSLLDDMGSEPKRTLPFRKGPNFTMEKFLDPSRPYKCTVCKESFTQKNILLVHYNSVSHLHKLKKVLQEASSPVPQETSNNVDNKPYKCNICNVAYSQSSTLEIHMRSVLHQTKARTAKLETSSSAASGGSGAAPANSPVPVSQGNTESVSLPVSSNKENTVDTKEVNIKQTTDHIAVQPTHQSTPSPAQLQMQLQHELQQQAAFFQPQFLNPAFFPHFPMTPEALLQFQQPQFLFPFYIPGTEFNISPELALHSAAFGMPGMTGSFLEDLKQQMQQQHQLGQQQLQLSQQQAQQQASQSQIQQQQQKTQQSHKPKSEPNHIAVSEIQMSREAEEHLDKQESKAKQETVNDTDNMKDNKDSKKPKFSEPLIPPPRIISGARGNAAKALLENFGFELVIQYNENRQKSQKKNREEEINDKLECSMCGKFFSNMLILKSHQEHVHGQFFPYVELEKFAQQYREAYDKLYPINPPSPETPPPPPPPPPPPPAPVNTVPATTTVGKTQTPTPAPLQAPPPPPPPPPPPPPPPSAPPQVQLPVSLDLPIFPPLMMQSVQHPGLPPQLALQLPTMDSLSSDLTQLCQQQLGLDPNFLRQSQFKRPRTRITDDQLKVLRAHFDINNSPNEEQIQEMAEKSGLPQKVIKHWFRNTLFKERQRSKDSPYNFNIPPMTTLEDVRLESQINAHEYYRADSALNKRSSRTRFTDYQLRVLQDFFDTNAYPKDDEIEQLSTVLSLPTRVIVVWFQNARQKARKSYENQADAKDNEKKELTNERYIRTSNMQYQCKKCSVIFPRIFDLITHQKKLCYKDEDDDGADENHSEESENHEQNFTRQSESSRQPFATSSGSSSPLMPSPRPDVGKTSPKPELSTEKPKPTETVPTQAAKPMADPRPSKASTPQPPPQKIPQPQMTRPHSQPQSAAVPSSPLSIALSSLTNSLPPQMLQYQCDQCKIAFPTVELWQEHQHMHFLAAQNQFLHSQFLERPLDMPYMIFDPNNPLMTGQLLSGALSQLPTQSSSGLATATGSSSMKRKLDDKEDGHHEKDGVNSGEDQHRDKRLRTTITPEQLEILYDKYLLDSNPTRKMLEHIAHEVGLKKRVVQVWFQNTRARERKGQFRTVGPSQTHKKCPFCRALFKAKSALDSHIRSRHWHEAKQAGFSLPPSPMMLQDEGGESPLKYSFEYLSLPPKSETNEYEFPAASSTPVKSSEAQIKNFLSPSSLKAENSDEIEGLTMNSAEVSCDTNKIDFDETSSINTAISDATTGDETNNEVENLTANGGEKLGENKMNPAQISEAIEDRFPFNMVSPALSFSGRDSEHYFSSRDDDLDDNADKSETSSLADPSSPSPFGGANSFKSTKSGGERPGHKRFRTQMSNLQLKVLKACFSDYRTPTMQECEMLGNEIGLPKRVVQVWFQNARAKEKKFKINIGKPFMISQGSPDGPRPECTLCGVKYTARLSIRDHIFSKQHIAKVQETLGNQVDREKDYLPPTTVRQLMAQQELDRLKKATDVLSLPAQQQPAVDSNALHGLSLPTGYPGISGLPPVLLPGVNGPSSLPGFPPNTPALASPGAGMLGFPTPATPSPAMSLSSTPTKTLLQTPPPPPPPPPPAPSVPPVPPVPLAASQTEQHSKVSEKDKKLEKPVKVKEREADTPRPETPSVKKREKPSPALSAMGKVGGEAPMDPTQLQALQNALIGDQGSFLGGQFLPYFIPGFASCFSPQLPGGVQGGYFPPMCGMENLFPYGPAMPQAIAGLSPTAILQQYQQYQQTLQDSLQKQQQKQHEQQQQKAPSVKSSSSAQSNSFKPKEATETKDDKGSSTESTKEEPQKNTKSSDFPDAFIVPSIKHEFICRKCQMIFADEDSAVRHQKSFCYFGHPFTDPQETVLRKAVSKYSCVACNVAVSGNEALGQHLQSSLHKEKTIKEAMRNAKEHARLLPHSVCSPNPNTTSTSQSAASSNNTFPHLSRLSMKSWPNILFQASARKAASSPSASPPPLSLPSTVTSTSCSTSGVPPSLPTESCSDESDSELSQKLDDLDNSLEVKAKANPGLDGNFSSIRMDMFSV